In a single window of the Rhodamnia argentea isolate NSW1041297 chromosome 2, ASM2092103v1, whole genome shotgun sequence genome:
- the LOC115736781 gene encoding transmembrane emp24 domain-containing protein p24beta2-like isoform X1: MLAMDSHAPGFMLTVVLGLFLSLHAVSGIRFMIDREECFAHDVQYEGDTVHVSFVVIKSDASWQYSQDGVDLVVKGPSGDQIQDFHDKISEKFEFVAHHKGVHRFCFTNKSPYHETVDFDVHVGHFAFYDQHAKDEHFNPLLEQIGKLEEALYNIQFEQHWLEAQTERQAIVNDAMSRRAVHKAFFESAALIGASVLQVYLLRRLFERKLGISRV, from the exons ATGTTGGCT ATGGATTCTCATGCACCCGGTTTTATGTTGACTGTGGTTCTGGGGCTATTTCTATCCCTACATGCGGTATCTGGAATTAGATTTATGATTGATAGGGAAGAATGCTTTGCCCATGATGTTCAGTATGAGGGGGACACTGTTCACGTTTCTTTCGTGGTGATTAAATCTGATGCATCTTGGCAATACAGCCAAGATGGTGTTGATCTTGTG GTGAAAGGACCTTCTGGTGATCAGATTCAAGATTTTCACGACAAGATCAGTGAGAAATTTGAGTTTGTGGCTCACCACAAGGGTGTTCATCGGTTCTGCTTTACTAACAAGTCTCCTTATCATGAAACGGTCGATTTTGATGTACATGTTGGCCATTTTGCATTCTACGATCAGCATGCAAAGGATG AGCATTTCAACCCCTTGTTGGAACAGATAGGGAAGTTGGAGGAGGCTCTCTACAACATTCAGTTTGAGCAGCATTGGCTGGAGGCTCAGACTGAGCGTCAAGCAATTG TGAACGACGCGATGAGCAGAAGGGCAGTCCATAAGGCTTTCTTCGAGTCAGCAGCACTTATCGGGGCAAGCGTTCTTCAAGTTTACCTTCTCCGCCGCCTTTTTGAGAGGAAGCTCGGTATCTCTCGAGTTTAA
- the LOC115736781 gene encoding transmembrane emp24 domain-containing protein p24beta2-like isoform X2 has product MDSHAPGFMLTVVLGLFLSLHAVSGIRFMIDREECFAHDVQYEGDTVHVSFVVIKSDASWQYSQDGVDLVVKGPSGDQIQDFHDKISEKFEFVAHHKGVHRFCFTNKSPYHETVDFDVHVGHFAFYDQHAKDEHFNPLLEQIGKLEEALYNIQFEQHWLEAQTERQAIVNDAMSRRAVHKAFFESAALIGASVLQVYLLRRLFERKLGISRV; this is encoded by the exons ATGGATTCTCATGCACCCGGTTTTATGTTGACTGTGGTTCTGGGGCTATTTCTATCCCTACATGCGGTATCTGGAATTAGATTTATGATTGATAGGGAAGAATGCTTTGCCCATGATGTTCAGTATGAGGGGGACACTGTTCACGTTTCTTTCGTGGTGATTAAATCTGATGCATCTTGGCAATACAGCCAAGATGGTGTTGATCTTGTG GTGAAAGGACCTTCTGGTGATCAGATTCAAGATTTTCACGACAAGATCAGTGAGAAATTTGAGTTTGTGGCTCACCACAAGGGTGTTCATCGGTTCTGCTTTACTAACAAGTCTCCTTATCATGAAACGGTCGATTTTGATGTACATGTTGGCCATTTTGCATTCTACGATCAGCATGCAAAGGATG AGCATTTCAACCCCTTGTTGGAACAGATAGGGAAGTTGGAGGAGGCTCTCTACAACATTCAGTTTGAGCAGCATTGGCTGGAGGCTCAGACTGAGCGTCAAGCAATTG TGAACGACGCGATGAGCAGAAGGGCAGTCCATAAGGCTTTCTTCGAGTCAGCAGCACTTATCGGGGCAAGCGTTCTTCAAGTTTACCTTCTCCGCCGCCTTTTTGAGAGGAAGCTCGGTATCTCTCGAGTTTAA
- the LOC115737672 gene encoding protein NOI4-like, translating into MSEKGQPLPKFGEWDVNDPASAEGFTVIFNKARDEKKTGGQPESPAKVNPQVKHSVDPSKPPTKKWFCCIQSPAES; encoded by the exons ATGTCG GAAAAAGGTCAGCCATTGCCAAAGTTCGGTGAATGGGATGTCAATGACCCTGCTTCAGCCGAGGGGTTTACTGTCATCTTTAACAAGGCAAGGGATGAAAAGAAGACTGGTGGCCAGCCCGAATCTCCAGCAAAGGTCAACCCTCAAGTTAAGCACTCCGTTGATCCGAGCAAACCTCCAACT AAGAAATGGTTTTGCTGCATTCAGAGCCCAGCAGAATCTTGA